TCCATGCGCTGTCTGGCGTCTGGGTTGCTAGATATAGTGAGGAGATTAAGAGGGCCATGACCGTTAAGCTGGGCTACATAACCATCGGCATTTACGAGTGCCCATCCATGGAGGGCTTTAGGTTCATAAGCGATGGTTTACTGCAGAATGGTAAGTGCCCCAATGGTGACGAGCCCGTGCTTAGGAGGAGGGTTTCCATACTCGACGTGCCAGGGCATGAGGTGCTTATAAGCACCATGATATCCGGGATATCCTACGTGGACGCTGCCCTACTCGTAATAGACGCCTCAATGCCCGTGCCACAGCCACAGACGGAGGAGCACTTCACGGCGCTCACCATAATGGGGCTTAAGAAGTTAATAGTGGTTCAGAACAAGCTTGACCTGGTAACTAAGGAGCAAGCCCTCGAGAATTACAGGCAAATTAGACGGTTTCTGAAGGGTACCTGGGCCGAGGACGCCCCCGTAATACCCGTATCATCACTCCACAAGGTCAATGTGGACGCGGTGGCATCGCTCATTAATGAAATGGTACCCCCTAAGGATGTGAGCACGGGCGACTTTAGGATGCTGGTCCTAAGGAGCTTCAATGTTAATAGGCCGGGGACGCCACCAGATAAGTTAGTGGGTGGTGTTCTCGGGGGCACGGTGATTAGGGGCTCCGTGAGAGTTGGTGAGGAAGTTGAGATAAGGCCCGGGCTCAAGCTTGGTAATAAGTACGAACCCCTTGTAACGAAGGTGGTGAGCATAGCCATTGGTGATGAGCGCATTGAGGAGGCC
This is a stretch of genomic DNA from Vulcanisaeta thermophila. It encodes these proteins:
- a CDS encoding translation initiation factor IF-2 subunit gamma; translated protein: MEYYYPDAVITTAGHVDHGKTTLVHALSGVWVARYSEEIKRAMTVKLGYITIGIYECPSMEGFRFISDGLLQNGKCPNGDEPVLRRRVSILDVPGHEVLISTMISGISYVDAALLVIDASMPVPQPQTEEHFTALTIMGLKKLIVVQNKLDLVTKEQALENYRQIRRFLKGTWAEDAPVIPVSSLHKVNVDAVASLINEMVPPKDVSTGDFRMLVLRSFNVNRPGTPPDKLVGGVLGGTVIRGSVRVGEEVEIRPGLKLGNKYEPLVTKVVSIAIGDERIEEARPGGLVGIGTELDPALTKADALVGSVVGKPGTLPPVWSDVSLEFHSIERAVDKSTGEVSFKPKDVVMVHIGSAAIMGIVKSFRNGTLDVTLRRAVCAEEGSKAVITKQISNRWRIVGYGVLKGGTTVLE